The proteins below are encoded in one region of Hordeum vulgare subsp. vulgare chromosome 3H, MorexV3_pseudomolecules_assembly, whole genome shotgun sequence:
- the LOC123440140 gene encoding probable methyltransferase TCM_000336 translates to MASSLLHCSDKLPFMDVETILHMKEGLDETSYAQNSSLQKRGMDTLKSLIINSATDVYISQMPERFTVADLGCSSGPNALCLVEDIIGGIGKVCCRSSQPPPEFSVLLNDLPTNDFNTIFFSLPEFTHRLKSAAKSDEWGRPMVFLSGVPGSFYGRLFPRTSVHFICSCSSLHWLSQVPPGLFDEAKTPINKGKMYISSTSPPAVSIAYRRQFQRDFSLFLKSRAAEVFPGGRMVLAMLGRQTDECVDRRTTFLWELLSESFAALVSQGLVEQDKVDAYNVPFYAPSLQEIEVEVRLEGSFSLDYVQTYEINLSSSGDAKEDGRTVSMAIRAIQESMLSHHFGPDIVDALFHKYTQLVTESMEREEVKSVQIGVVLTRL, encoded by the exons ATGGCTTCCTCTTTGCTCCACTGCTCCGACAAGCTCCCGTTCATGGACGTGGAGACCATCCTCCACATGAAAGAAGGCCTCGACGAGACGAGCTACGCGCAGAACTCGTCGCTCCAGAAAAGGGGCATGGACACTCTCAAGAGCCTCATCATCAACTCGGCAACGGACGTGTACATCTCCCAGATGCCGGAGAGGTTCACCGTGGCGGACCTCGGCTGCTCCTCGGGCCCCAACGCGCTCTGCCTGGTGGAAGACATCATCGGGGGCATCGGCAAGGTCTGCTGCCGGTCGTCGCAACCGCCGCCGGAATTCTCGGTGCTCCTCAACGACCTCCCGACCAACGACTTCAACACCATCTTCTTCAGCCTGCCGGAGTTCACCCACAGGCTCAAGTCCGCCGCCAAGTCCGACGAGTGGGGCCGGCCGATGGTGTTCCTCTCCGGCGTGCCCGGGTCCTTCTACGGGAGGCTGTTCCCGAGGACCAGCGTGCACTTCATCTGCTCCTGCTCCAGCCTGCACTGGCTCTCTCAG GTCCCGCCGGGGCTATTTGACGAGGCGAAGACGCCGATCAACAAGGGGAAGATGTACATATCAAGCACGAGCCCTCCCGCCGTGTCAATAGCCTACCGGCGGCAGTTCCAGAGGGACTTCAGCCTGTTCCTCAAGTCGCGCGCCGCCGAGGTGTTCCCCGGCGGCCGGATGGTGCTGGCCATGCTCGGCAGGCAGACGGACGAGTGCGTGGACCGGAGGACGACCTTCCTGTGGGAGCTCCTCTCAGAGTCCTTCGCGGCGCTCGTGTCGCAGGGGCTGGTGGAGCAGGACAAGGTGGACGCCTACAACGTGCCCTTCTACGCGCCGTCGCTGCAGGAGATCGAGGTGGAGGTGCGGCTGGAGGGGTCCTTCAGCCTCGACTACGTGCAGACGTACGAGATCAACCTGAGCAGCAGCGGCGACGCCAAGGAGGACGGAAGGACGGTGTCCATGGCGATCAGGGCCATCCAGGAGTCCATGCTCAGCCACCACTTCGGCCCGGACATCGTCGACGCGCTGTTCCACAAGTACACGCAGCTCGTCACCGAGTCCATGGAGAGGGAAGAGGTCAAGAGTGTCCAGATAGGGGTAGTCCTCACCAGGTTGTGA